Proteins encoded together in one Bos indicus isolate NIAB-ARS_2022 breed Sahiwal x Tharparkar chromosome 3, NIAB-ARS_B.indTharparkar_mat_pri_1.0, whole genome shotgun sequence window:
- the LOC139182117 gene encoding collagen alpha-1(I) chain-like, producing MGALCPLPQGAGRNHEERGTGTRCAALENSWGEPPPRPRSLPPFPARCPARSSPYLPAPRLPGRPARGRVARKAGWRAGGRRGYPAPDMAHPTRAPLPPGRRMKEEEAAEGAGAQGALEGDPGDPSVSAALRHAGTVLPRLSLAPRGPPSSCRAEGPVLLRAPRFLRSPHPPSGTTGAAAPPTPPLPGRRP from the exons ATGGGAGCCCTATGTCCTCTGCCCCAAGGAGCAGGCAGGAACCACGAG GAGAGAGGAACCGGAACCAGATGTGCAGCGCTAGAGAACAGCTGGGGAgagcccccgccccgcccgcgctccctccctcccttccccgccCGCTGCCCCGCCCGGTCCAGCCCCTACCTGCCTGCCCCGAGACTCCCCGGCCGGCCGGCCCGCGGGCGGGTGGCTCGGAAGGCGGGCTGGCGGGCCGGCGGACGGCGAGGCTACCCGGCCCCGGACATGGCGCACCCGACTCGGGCGCCGCTCCCGCCGGGACGGCGAATGAAGGAGGAAGAGGCGGCCGAGGGCGCCGGGGCGCAGGGCGCCTTGGAGGGAGATCCGGGCGATCCCAGCGTCTCCGCCGCGCTGCGCCACGCGGGGACTGTGCTGCCGCGCCTCTCGCTCGCGCCGCGCGGTCCCCCCAGCTCCTGCCGCGCTGAGGGCCCGGTGCTTCTCCGCGCGCCCCGCTTTctccgctccccccaccccccctccggGACCACGGGCGCcgccgctccccccaccccccccctccCCGGCCGGCGGCCGTGA